A genomic stretch from Corynebacterium kutscheri includes:
- a CDS encoding IS3 family transposase, which translates to MDHMGLKSKYRTCKKYNSYKGQISHIAENILNRNFTPGRSNAVWISDVTEFRIAGTKVYLLPIMDLYDRITLSYALATSPSIKFTSSSLHNAFTWYRLAEGLIVHTDQGFWYQHASWQKLIESVGEVQSMSRKANCYDNTVMENFFGYLKTEMYHGESADEFY; encoded by the coding sequence ATGGATCATATGGGGCTAAAGTCCAAGTACAGAACATGTAAGAAATACAACTCTTATAAAGGGCAGATCAGTCATATTGCTGAGAACATCCTCAATCGCAATTTCACACCAGGGCGATCAAACGCGGTGTGGATCAGTGATGTCACGGAATTTCGTATTGCCGGCACCAAGGTGTATCTGTTACCAATCATGGATCTGTATGATCGGATCACCTTGTCCTATGCACTAGCAACATCACCTTCGATAAAGTTCACATCTTCATCGTTACACAACGCTTTTACCTGGTACCGACTAGCAGAAGGTTTGATCGTGCACACAGATCAAGGTTTCTGGTACCAGCATGCAAGCTGGCAGAAACTGATCGAGTCAGTCGGTGAAGTGCAGTCCATGTCGCGCAAGGCAAACTGCTATGACAATACGGTCATGGAAAACTTCTTCGGGTATTTGAAAACCGAGATGTATCATGGCGAAAGTGCTGACGAGTTTTACTAA
- a CDS encoding IS3 family transposase, whose protein sequence is MFWYNNGQLQQRFKGLIPMQYQNQTLETLTT, encoded by the coding sequence ATTTTCTGGTACAATAATGGCCAACTCCAACAACGATTCAAGGGTCTGATCCCGATGCAATATCAAAACCAGACCCTTGAAACTCTAACAACCTAG